In Haloplanus rubicundus, one DNA window encodes the following:
- a CDS encoding nucleotide-binding protein — MVEAFAVASGKGGTGKTTSTLALGMALAETHDVTVVDADTGMANLLFHTGLDDAAVTLHDLLVEGEDAAVSAAVYERFGMKVVPCGTSLAAFRAADPERLRDVVAELAADTDVLLLDSPAALGSKSAVLPIVLADRTVIVLQPTIPALSDGLKVQEYARSYGTETAGTLFNRVRDDEGIDRVAEQADRYFGGETLGVIPESDAARAARAAGEPLLAHAPDTPASQAFREAARRLDVRDEASGDVADRFRSAVVPEEV, encoded by the coding sequence ATGGTCGAGGCGTTCGCCGTGGCGAGCGGCAAGGGCGGGACGGGCAAGACGACGAGCACGCTCGCGCTGGGGATGGCGCTCGCCGAAACCCACGACGTGACGGTCGTCGACGCCGACACCGGCATGGCGAACCTGCTCTTTCACACCGGCCTCGACGACGCGGCGGTGACGCTGCACGACCTGCTGGTCGAGGGGGAAGACGCCGCCGTCTCGGCGGCCGTCTACGAACGCTTCGGAATGAAGGTCGTCCCTTGCGGGACGAGCCTGGCTGCCTTTCGGGCCGCCGACCCCGAACGCCTGCGCGACGTGGTGGCGGAACTCGCCGCCGACACGGACGTCCTCCTGCTGGACTCGCCGGCGGCGCTGGGATCGAAGAGCGCGGTCCTGCCCATCGTGCTCGCGGACCGGACGGTGATCGTCCTCCAGCCGACGATTCCGGCGCTCTCGGACGGACTCAAGGTACAGGAGTACGCCCGGTCGTACGGGACGGAGACGGCGGGGACGCTGTTCAACCGCGTCCGCGACGACGAGGGGATCGACCGCGTGGCCGAGCAGGCGGACCGCTACTTCGGCGGGGAGACGCTGGGGGTGATCCCGGAGAGCGACGCGGCCCGTGCGGCCCGCGCGGCGGGCGAACCTCTCCTGGCGCACGCACCGGACACGCCCGCGTCGCAGGCGTTCCGCGAGGCGGCGAGACGACTCGACGTGCGCGACGAGGCGAGCGGCGACGTGGCCGACCGCTTCCGGAGCGCCGTCGTCCCCGAAGAGGTATGA